In the genome of Oncorhynchus clarkii lewisi isolate Uvic-CL-2024 chromosome 4, UVic_Ocla_1.0, whole genome shotgun sequence, one region contains:
- the LOC139406558 gene encoding secretory carrier-associated membrane protein 4-like isoform X4, with translation MTERVNNFPPLPQFLRIKPCFYQNVEEEIPAPHRQLVRRVYNLWMLYSVTLCVNVVSCIAWWAGGGSGANFGLSLLWLLLFSPCSYTCWFRPLYKAFRADSSFNFMAFFFIFFLQCVLALIQTVGISGWGACDCVNGTDSHQGSQAVPWWRGQL, from the exons ATGACAG AGCGGGTCAACAACTTTCCCCCACTGCCTCAGTTCCTGAGAATCAAGCCCTGCTTTTATCAGAATGTGGAGGAGGAGATCCCAGCCCCGCACCGACAGCTGGTACGCCGGGTCTACAACCTCTGGATGT TGTATTCAGTCACACTGTGTGTGAACGTGGTGTCATGCATAGCTTGGTGGGCAGGAGGGGGAAGTGGAGCCAATTTTGGCCTTTCCCTTCTCTGGCTTCTCCTCTTCAGTCCGTGCAGCTACACCTGCTGGTTTAGACCTCTCTACAAGGCCTTCCG GGCTGACAGTTCTTTCAACTTCATGgccttcttcttcatcttctttctgcagtgtgttcTCGCTCTCATTCAGACCGTGGGCATCTCTGGTTGGGGTGCTTG TGACTGTGTTAATGGGACTGATTCTCATCAGG GTTCACAGGCTGTACCGTGGTGGAGGGGGCAGCTTTGA
- the LOC139406558 gene encoding secretory carrier-associated membrane protein 4-like isoform X2 yields MLYSVTLCVNVVSCIAWWAGGGSGANFGLSLLWLLLFSPCSYTCWFRPLYKAFRADSSFNFMAFFFIFFLQCVLALIQTVGISGWGACGWIATVLFFSYNVGSAVVMLFSALLFTLVTVLMGLILIRVHRLYRGGGGSFERAQEEWTTGLWKSAPVREAGFNAVTESGPSLPQYPADVPSYPDNGPW; encoded by the exons ATGT TGTATTCAGTCACACTGTGTGTGAACGTGGTGTCATGCATAGCTTGGTGGGCAGGAGGGGGAAGTGGAGCCAATTTTGGCCTTTCCCTTCTCTGGCTTCTCCTCTTCAGTCCGTGCAGCTACACCTGCTGGTTTAGACCTCTCTACAAGGCCTTCCG GGCTGACAGTTCTTTCAACTTCATGgccttcttcttcatcttctttctgcagtgtgttcTCGCTCTCATTCAGACCGTGGGCATCTCTGGTTGGGGTGCTTG TGGTTGGATCGCGACAGTGCTGTTTTTCAGCTACAACGTGGGTTCTGCTGTAGTCATGCTATTCTCGGCTCTGCTCTTCACTCTAGTGACTGTGTTAATGGGACTGATTCTCATCAGG GTTCACAGGCTGTACCGTGGTGGAGGGGGCAGCTTTGAGCGTGCACAGGAAGAGTGGACTACTGGACTCTGGAAGAGCGCTCCCGTGAGAGAGGCCGGCTTCAATGCTGTCACTGAATCTGGCCCAAGCCTTCCCCAATACCCTGCTGATGTACCAAGCTACCCCGACAATGGCCCCTGGTGA
- the LOC139406558 gene encoding secretory carrier-associated membrane protein 4-like isoform X3 yields the protein MTERVNNFPPLPQFLRIKPCFYQNVEEEIPAPHRQLVRRVYNLWMLYSVTLCVNVVSCIAWWAGGGSGANFGLSLLWLLLFSPCSYTCWFRPLYKAFRADSSFNFMAFFFIFFLQCVLALIQTVGISGWGACAVFQLQRGFCCSHAILGSALHSSDCVNGTDSHQGSQAVPWWRGQL from the exons ATGACAG AGCGGGTCAACAACTTTCCCCCACTGCCTCAGTTCCTGAGAATCAAGCCCTGCTTTTATCAGAATGTGGAGGAGGAGATCCCAGCCCCGCACCGACAGCTGGTACGCCGGGTCTACAACCTCTGGATGT TGTATTCAGTCACACTGTGTGTGAACGTGGTGTCATGCATAGCTTGGTGGGCAGGAGGGGGAAGTGGAGCCAATTTTGGCCTTTCCCTTCTCTGGCTTCTCCTCTTCAGTCCGTGCAGCTACACCTGCTGGTTTAGACCTCTCTACAAGGCCTTCCG GGCTGACAGTTCTTTCAACTTCATGgccttcttcttcatcttctttctgcagtgtgttcTCGCTCTCATTCAGACCGTGGGCATCTCTGGTTGGGGTGCTTG TGCTGTTTTTCAGCTACAACGTGGGTTCTGCTGTAGTCATGCTATTCTCGGCTCTGCTCTTCACTCTAGTGACTGTGTTAATGGGACTGATTCTCATCAGG GTTCACAGGCTGTACCGTGGTGGAGGGGGCAGCTTTGA
- the LOC139406558 gene encoding secretory carrier-associated membrane protein 4-like isoform X1 has protein sequence MTERVNNFPPLPQFLRIKPCFYQNVEEEIPAPHRQLVRRVYNLWMLYSVTLCVNVVSCIAWWAGGGSGANFGLSLLWLLLFSPCSYTCWFRPLYKAFRADSSFNFMAFFFIFFLQCVLALIQTVGISGWGACGWIATVLFFSYNVGSAVVMLFSALLFTLVTVLMGLILIRVHRLYRGGGGSFERAQEEWTTGLWKSAPVREAGFNAVTESGPSLPQYPADVPSYPDNGPW, from the exons ATGACAG AGCGGGTCAACAACTTTCCCCCACTGCCTCAGTTCCTGAGAATCAAGCCCTGCTTTTATCAGAATGTGGAGGAGGAGATCCCAGCCCCGCACCGACAGCTGGTACGCCGGGTCTACAACCTCTGGATGT TGTATTCAGTCACACTGTGTGTGAACGTGGTGTCATGCATAGCTTGGTGGGCAGGAGGGGGAAGTGGAGCCAATTTTGGCCTTTCCCTTCTCTGGCTTCTCCTCTTCAGTCCGTGCAGCTACACCTGCTGGTTTAGACCTCTCTACAAGGCCTTCCG GGCTGACAGTTCTTTCAACTTCATGgccttcttcttcatcttctttctgcagtgtgttcTCGCTCTCATTCAGACCGTGGGCATCTCTGGTTGGGGTGCTTG TGGTTGGATCGCGACAGTGCTGTTTTTCAGCTACAACGTGGGTTCTGCTGTAGTCATGCTATTCTCGGCTCTGCTCTTCACTCTAGTGACTGTGTTAATGGGACTGATTCTCATCAGG GTTCACAGGCTGTACCGTGGTGGAGGGGGCAGCTTTGAGCGTGCACAGGAAGAGTGGACTACTGGACTCTGGAAGAGCGCTCCCGTGAGAGAGGCCGGCTTCAATGCTGTCACTGAATCTGGCCCAAGCCTTCCCCAATACCCTGCTGATGTACCAAGCTACCCCGACAATGGCCCCTGGTGA